The Pyrus communis chromosome 2, drPyrComm1.1, whole genome shotgun sequence genome includes a window with the following:
- the LOC137725628 gene encoding caffeoyl-CoA O-methyltransferase codes for MAANGEEQQTQAGRHQEVGHKSLLQSDALYQYILETSVYPREPESMKELREVTAKHPWNIMTTSADEGQFLNMLLKLINAKNTMEIGVYTGYSLLATALAIPDDGKILAMDINKENYELGLPIIEKAGVAHKIDFREGPALPVLDLLVEDKKNYGSFDFIFVDADKDNYINYHKRLIDLVKVGGLIGYDNTLWNGSVVAPPDAPLRKYVRYYRDFVLELNKALAADPRIEICMLPVGDGITLCRRIK; via the exons ATGGCAGCCAATGGAGAGGAGCAACAAACTCAGGCAGGGAGGCACCAAGAGGTTGGCCACAAGAGCCTTCTCCAAAGTGATGCTCTTTACCAG TATATATTGGAGACGAGTGTGTACCCAAGGGAGCCTGAATCCATGAAGGAGCTCAGAGAAGTAACTGCAAAGCATCCATG GAACATCATGACCACATCAGCTGATGAAGGGCAATTCTTGAACATGCTTCTCAAGTTGATCAATGCCAAAAACACCATGGAAATTGGAGTTTACACCGGCTACTCCCTCCTGGCCACCGCCCTTGCCATTCCTGATGATGGAAAG ATCTTGGCCATGGACATAAACAAGGAAAACTATGAATTGGGTCTTCCGATCATCGAAAAGGCCGGTGTTGCCCACAAGATCGACTTCAGAGAAGGCCCTGCCCTCCCGGTGCTCGATCTATTGGTCGAAGAT AAGAAGAATTATGGATCATTCGATTTCATCTTCGTGGATGCTGACAAAGACAACTACATCAACTACCACAAGAGGCTGATCGATTTGGTGAAGGTTGGGGGTTTGATCGGCTACGACAACACCCTATGGAATGGCTCTGTGGTCGCACCCCCTGATGCCCCATTGCGCAAGTACGTCAGGTACTACAGGGACTTCGTCCTCGAGCTCAACAAGGCACTCGCTGCTGACCCTAGGATCGAGATCTGCATGCTTCCCGTTGGTGATGGCATCACTCTCTGCCGTCGAATCAAATGA